A section of the Streptomyces sp. NBC_01591 genome encodes:
- a CDS encoding polyprenol monophosphomannose synthase has protein sequence MNDGGQRRYGPLGRILVIIPTYNEAENIKPIVSRVRAAVPDADILVADDNSPDGTGKVADEIAAGDSQVQVLHRKGKEGLGAAYLAGFRWGTEHGYGVLVEMDADGSHQPEELPRLLTALKGADLVLGSRWVPGGRVVNWPKSREMISRGGSTYSRLLLGLRTRDVTGGYRAFRAETLDGIGLDQVASQGYCFQVDLARRAVEAGYHVVEVPITFVDREIGDSKMSRDILVEALWRVTSWGVTTRTNRVLGRKAI, from the coding sequence GTGAACGACGGCGGTCAGCGGCGGTACGGCCCGCTCGGCAGAATCCTGGTGATCATTCCGACCTACAACGAGGCCGAGAACATCAAGCCGATCGTCAGCCGGGTGCGCGCCGCTGTGCCGGACGCCGACATCCTGGTCGCCGACGACAACAGCCCGGACGGCACCGGCAAGGTCGCCGACGAGATCGCCGCCGGGGACAGCCAGGTCCAGGTGCTGCACCGCAAGGGCAAGGAAGGACTGGGCGCGGCCTATCTCGCGGGCTTCCGCTGGGGCACCGAGCACGGTTACGGCGTGCTCGTGGAGATGGATGCCGACGGCTCCCACCAGCCCGAGGAACTGCCCAGGCTGCTCACCGCGCTCAAGGGCGCCGACCTGGTGCTCGGCTCCCGCTGGGTGCCGGGCGGGCGCGTGGTCAACTGGCCGAAGTCCCGCGAAATGATCTCCCGCGGCGGCAGCACGTACTCCCGGCTCCTCCTCGGGCTGCGGACCAGGGACGTCACCGGCGGCTACCGGGCCTTCCGCGCCGAGACCCTGGACGGCATCGGCCTCGACCAGGTCGCCTCGCAGGGCTACTGCTTCCAGGTCGACCTGGCCCGCCGGGCCGTCGAGGCGGGCTATCACGTCGTCGAGGTGCCGATCACCTTCGTCGACCGGGAGATCGGCGACTCGAAGATGAGCCGCGACATCCTGGTCGAGGCGCTCTGGCGGGTCACTTCCTGGGGTGTCACCACCCGTACGAACCGGGTTCTGGGCCGCAAGGCGATCTGA
- a CDS encoding amidohydrolase codes for MTESTAPQSEHRTVLLRGGDVHSPADPFATAMVVERGHVAWVGSEGAADAFASGVDEVIDLDGALVTPAFTDAHVHTTSTGLALTGLDLSGARTLDEALGLLRAYVAAHPADRVVLGHGWDATRWPEQRPPSRGELDAAAGGRPVYLPRVDVHSAVVTTALLDLVPGVTGLTGYHPDAPLTGAAHHAVRSAAHGAVSPQQRADAQRAALRHAASLGIGTVHECGGPDISDEEDFAALLKLAAAESGPRVFGYWAERVADEKDARRIRELGAVGAAGDLFVDGSLGSHTACLHEPYVDAPAGHGTAHLDAAQIAAHVTACTEAGLQAGFHAIGDAAVSAVVEGVKAAAETLGLPRIRGARHRVEHAEMLTPMTVAAFAELGLTASVQPAFDAAWGGEEGMYAQRLGVERARTLNPYAALLRAGVPLAFGSDSPVTPLDPWGTVRAAAFHRTPEHRISVRAGFTAHTRGGWRAVGRDDAGALVPGAPADYAVWRTADLVVQAPDDRVARWSTDPRSGTPGLPDLTPGAELPVCLRTVVFGRTVYERPNE; via the coding sequence ATGACCGAGAGCACCGCCCCCCAGAGCGAACACCGCACCGTGCTGCTGCGCGGTGGAGACGTCCACAGCCCCGCCGACCCCTTCGCCACCGCCATGGTGGTCGAACGCGGCCACGTCGCCTGGGTGGGCTCGGAAGGGGCCGCCGACGCCTTCGCGAGCGGCGTCGACGAAGTGATCGACCTCGACGGTGCGTTGGTGACCCCCGCGTTCACCGACGCCCACGTCCACACCACATCGACCGGCCTGGCCCTCACCGGCCTCGACCTGTCCGGTGCCCGGACCCTCGACGAGGCGCTCGGCCTGCTGCGCGCCTACGTGGCTGCGCACCCCGCGGACCGGGTGGTCCTCGGCCACGGCTGGGACGCCACGCGCTGGCCGGAGCAGCGCCCCCCGTCGCGCGGCGAGCTCGACGCGGCGGCCGGCGGCCGGCCGGTCTACCTGCCCCGTGTCGACGTGCACTCCGCGGTCGTCACCACCGCCCTGCTCGACCTGGTCCCGGGCGTCACCGGGCTGACCGGCTACCACCCCGACGCACCGCTGACCGGCGCCGCCCACCACGCGGTCCGCTCCGCCGCCCACGGCGCCGTCTCGCCGCAGCAGCGGGCCGACGCCCAGCGCGCCGCCCTGCGGCACGCCGCGTCGCTCGGTATCGGCACCGTCCACGAGTGCGGGGGCCCCGACATCTCCGACGAGGAGGACTTCGCCGCACTGCTGAAGCTCGCCGCCGCGGAGAGCGGACCGCGGGTCTTCGGCTACTGGGCCGAGCGGGTCGCCGACGAGAAGGACGCCCGCCGGATCAGGGAGCTCGGCGCCGTCGGAGCGGCCGGGGACCTCTTCGTGGACGGCTCGCTCGGCTCGCACACCGCCTGCCTGCACGAGCCCTACGTCGACGCCCCGGCCGGACACGGCACCGCCCATCTGGACGCGGCGCAGATCGCCGCCCATGTCACCGCGTGCACCGAGGCGGGGCTGCAGGCCGGTTTCCACGCCATCGGCGACGCGGCGGTCTCCGCCGTGGTGGAGGGGGTGAAGGCCGCCGCCGAGACGCTCGGCCTGCCCCGGATCCGGGGCGCCCGGCACCGTGTCGAGCACGCCGAGATGCTCACCCCAATGACCGTGGCCGCGTTCGCGGAGCTGGGCCTGACCGCTTCCGTCCAGCCCGCCTTCGACGCCGCCTGGGGCGGTGAGGAGGGCATGTACGCCCAGCGGCTCGGCGTCGAGCGGGCCAGGACCCTCAACCCGTACGCGGCGCTCCTGCGGGCCGGTGTGCCCCTCGCCTTCGGCTCGGACAGCCCGGTGACCCCGCTCGACCCGTGGGGCACCGTACGGGCCGCCGCCTTCCACCGCACGCCCGAGCACCGGATCTCCGTTCGGGCGGGCTTCACCGCCCACACCCGGGGCGGCTGGCGCGCTGTCGGCCGTGACGACGCGGGGGCCCTGGTGCCCGGCGCCCCGGCCGACTACGCGGTCTGGCGCACCGCTGACCTGGTGGTTCAGGCCCCGGACGACCGGGTCGCCCGCTGGTCGACCGACCCCCGCTCGGGCACGCCCGGCCTGCCGGATCTCACCCCCGGCGCCGAGCTGCCGGTCTGCCTGCGGACCGTAGTCTTCGGACGAACTGTCTACGAGCGGCCGAACGAGTGA
- a CDS encoding Lrp/AsnC family transcriptional regulator — MEELDRQIVELLVKDGRMSYTDLGKATGLSTSAVHQRVRRLEQRGVIRGYAAVVDPEAVGLPLTAFISVKPFDPSAPDDIAERLADVPELEACHSVAGDENYILKVRVATPLELEHLLTRIRSLAGVSTRTTVVLSTPYEARPPRI, encoded by the coding sequence CCGTCAGATCGTGGAGTTGCTCGTCAAGGACGGGCGGATGAGCTACACCGACCTGGGCAAGGCCACGGGCCTGTCCACATCGGCCGTTCATCAGCGTGTCCGCAGGCTGGAGCAGCGCGGGGTGATCCGGGGTTACGCCGCGGTCGTCGACCCCGAGGCCGTCGGCCTGCCACTCACCGCGTTCATCTCGGTGAAGCCCTTCGACCCGAGCGCGCCGGACGACATCGCGGAGCGGCTCGCGGACGTCCCGGAGCTGGAGGCGTGTCACAGCGTCGCGGGTGACGAGAACTACATCCTCAAGGTGCGCGTCGCGACGCCGCTGGAGCTGGAGCACCTGCTCACCCGGATCCGCTCGCTGGCCGGTGTCTCCACCCGCACCACGGTCGTCCTGTCCACGCCGTACGAGGCACGGCCCCCGCGGATCTGA